The DNA sequence CCACTGCCCTCGCCGCCGCGAACGGCATCGCCCCGCACCGGTTCCTGCCCTACGCGCAGGGGATCGTCACGACGTTGGGGGCGTCACTGGCCGACCTGACGACGTCGATCGGGAGCCGCCGGTACGACTCCGGACAGGCCCGCCTCGACATGTGCCTGTCGTTCCTGGAACACGTCGTGGCCTCCAGCCGCGACGCCGGCATCGACCCAGGACTCGCGGAGACGGTGCGTGCGGCCTCCGCCCTGGCGATGACCAGCAGTCCTCCCGGAGCGGATTGGGACGTCGTCGCCGAGGGGTTCCTGCCGCGGATCACGACGAGCTGATCCCGGGCGCAGCCTGCTCCCGCTGCAGTTCGGCGGCCGGCCCGCGCCACTGCTCCGCCCGCCTCATCTGCTGGGGACCGCCCCCACCCGGTGACCGGCCGGTGCCCAGCCGATCGCCGGGGCGACCTGCTCGGCGATCGAGCGGAGCAGGTGCGCATTGTGGTCCACGCCGAGCTGGTTGGGCACGGTGAACAGCACGTAGTCCGCCTCGCGGACGGCGGCGTCCTCGGCGAGCTCGGCGGCGACCCGGTCCGGGTCGCCGACGTAGCTTCGGCCGAACCGGGACAGGGCGCCGTCGAGGATCCCGACCTGGTCGTCCTCGCCGCGCTCGCCGAAGTAGGAGCGGTCGAGATCGGTCGTGACCGGGATGACACTGCGCGACACCGACACCAGCGGAGTGCGTTCGTGCCCGGCAGCCGCCCATGCCTCGCGGTAGCGCAGGATCTGCTCGGCCTGCAGCCGGTCGAACGGCACCCCGGTGTCCTCACCGAGCAGCGTGGAACTCTGCAGGTTCATGCCCTGGGCGGCGGCCCACTCGGCGGTGGCGCGGGTGCCGGCGCCCCACCAGACGCGGTCGGCCAGGCCCGGGGACTGTGGCTGCACCGGGAGCGCGACGTGCCGGCCGCGGGTGCGGGCCGGGTCGGCGGGCGCCACCCCGGCGCCGCGGATCGCGGCGAGGAACACCTCGGCCTTGGCCCGGGCGAGGTCGGCGTGGGTCTGCCCCTCGCCCGGCCGGTAGCCGAACGCCTCGGACCCGTTCAGCGCGGTCTCGGGCGCGCCCCGGCTCACACCGAGCTGCAGCCGTCCGCCGGACAGCAGGTCGGTCGCGGCGGCCTCCTCGGCCATGTAGAGCGGGTTCTCGTAGCGCATGTCGATCACGCCGGTGCCCATCTCGATCTGGCTGGTGGTCGCCGCGATCGCCGCGAGCAGCGGGAACGGCGCGGCCAGCTGCCGCTCGAAGTGGTGCACCCGCACGAAGGCTCCGTCGATGCCGATGTCCTCCGCGGCGCGTGCCAGCTCCACGGTCTGGCGCAGCGCGTCGGCGGCGGTGGGCGTCCGGGACCCGGGGACCTCCCCATGGTGCCCGAACGACAGGAACCCGATCTTCGTCATGCCCTCTCCAACGAAGGTTGAGGGCTCAACATTCCCTGGGGATTCCCTAGAGGGCGCCCTTGGTGGACGGCACCCCGGTCACCCTCGGGTCGGACTCGGTCGCGGCCCGCAGCGCACGGGCGACGGCCTTGAACTCGGCCTCGGTGATGTGGTGCGGGTCGCGGCCGTCGAGCACCCGCACGTGCAGCGCGAGGTGCCCGTGGAAGGCCAGTGACTCGAACACGTGCTTGTTCAGCACCGTCGGGTAGTGCCCGCCGACGACGAAGCCGCGCATCGTCTCCGGCTCGCCGGTGCACACGGTGTAGGGCCGTCCGGAGACGTCGACGACGGCCTGGGCCAGGGCCTCGTCCATCGGGATCCAGGCGTCGCCGAACCGGCGGATGCCCTTCTTGTCCCCCAGCGCCTGCCGGATCGCCTGGC is a window from the Pseudonocardia sp. HH130629-09 genome containing:
- a CDS encoding LLM class flavin-dependent oxidoreductase, whose amino-acid sequence is MTKIGFLSFGHHGEVPGSRTPTAADALRQTVELARAAEDIGIDGAFVRVHHFERQLAAPFPLLAAIAATTSQIEMGTGVIDMRYENPLYMAEEAAATDLLSGGRLQLGVSRGAPETALNGSEAFGYRPGEGQTHADLARAKAEVFLAAIRGAGVAPADPARTRGRHVALPVQPQSPGLADRVWWGAGTRATAEWAAAQGMNLQSSTLLGEDTGVPFDRLQAEQILRYREAWAAAGHERTPLVSVSRSVIPVTTDLDRSYFGERGEDDQVGILDGALSRFGRSYVGDPDRVAAELAEDAAVREADYVLFTVPNQLGVDHNAHLLRSIAEQVAPAIGWAPAGHRVGAVPSR
- the hisB gene encoding imidazoleglycerol-phosphate dehydratase HisB; the encoded protein is MSRIGRVERVTKETRIVVEIDLDGTGRTDIATKVPFFDHMLDAFGKHGSFDLSVHAEGDIEIDSHHTVEDVAIVLGQAIRQALGDKKGIRRFGDAWIPMDEALAQAVVDVSGRPYTVCTGEPETMRGFVVGGHYPTVLNKHVFESLAFHGHLALHVRVLDGRDPHHITEAEFKAVARALRAATESDPRVTGVPSTKGAL